A genomic segment from Luteolibacter flavescens encodes:
- a CDS encoding molybdopterin-dependent oxidoreductase: protein MNFKPLLTLAAICLIAPLTAAPSLRLHDGKEWKELDAAALAKLPRVEITAKARDGKEKRFSGIPLAEVLKLAGAPAGDTLRGAEMNRVVLFTAADNYQVAYSLAELDASFRKQNIILADQVDGKPLDEYEGPLMVVAGDDLRHSRWIRQVKQLILTRAIAPAS, encoded by the coding sequence ATGAATTTTAAACCGCTCCTCACCCTCGCCGCGATCTGCCTGATCGCCCCGCTCACCGCCGCGCCCTCGCTCCGCCTGCACGATGGCAAGGAGTGGAAGGAACTCGACGCCGCCGCCCTGGCGAAGCTGCCGCGCGTGGAGATCACGGCGAAGGCCCGCGATGGAAAGGAGAAGCGCTTCTCCGGCATCCCGCTCGCGGAGGTGCTGAAGCTGGCAGGCGCACCCGCAGGCGATACCCTGCGCGGCGCGGAGATGAACCGCGTGGTGCTCTTCACCGCGGCGGACAATTACCAGGTCGCCTACTCGCTGGCGGAGCTGGATGCCTCCTTCCGCAAGCAGAACATCATCCTGGCCGACCAGGTGGATGGAAAACCGCTGGATGAATACGAAGGCCCGCTGATGGTGGTCGCCGGCGATGATCTGCGCCACTCGCGGTGGATCCGCCAGGTCAAGCAACTCATCCTCACCCGCGCCATCGCCCCCGCTTCATGA
- the modA gene encoding molybdate ABC transporter substrate-binding protein: MKALLLLLLASLAATAAELRVAAAASLAETVTEIAAAYEKAHGTKVTPAFAGSNVLARQIEAGAPLDVFISADEATMKKVEEAKLVRDVTKLLTNSLVIVVPAESATTVTSGKDLANFKRIAIGDPAAVPAGVYAKTWLTGQKLWDSIGPKCIGSENVRAALAAVESGNADAAIVYKTDAAISKKVKIAWTVPASESPAVIYPVAVCTGTKQADEAGKFAGFLKSEEASKIFAARGFGLAED, from the coding sequence ATGAAAGCCCTGCTCCTCCTGCTGCTCGCCTCGCTGGCCGCCACCGCCGCGGAGCTCCGCGTCGCCGCCGCCGCCAGCCTCGCGGAGACCGTCACGGAAATCGCCGCCGCTTATGAAAAGGCCCACGGGACAAAGGTGACGCCCGCCTTCGCGGGATCGAACGTGCTCGCCCGCCAGATCGAGGCAGGCGCTCCGCTCGATGTCTTCATCTCCGCGGACGAGGCCACGATGAAGAAGGTGGAGGAGGCAAAGCTGGTGCGCGACGTGACGAAGCTGCTCACGAATTCGCTCGTCATCGTCGTGCCCGCCGAGTCCGCCACCACGGTCACCTCCGGGAAGGACCTCGCGAACTTCAAGCGCATCGCCATCGGCGATCCCGCCGCGGTCCCGGCCGGGGTGTATGCAAAGACGTGGCTGACCGGGCAAAAGCTCTGGGACAGCATCGGCCCGAAGTGCATCGGCAGCGAGAATGTCCGCGCCGCCCTGGCCGCCGTGGAGTCCGGGAATGCCGACGCGGCCATCGTTTACAAGACCGACGCCGCGATCTCGAAGAAGGTGAAGATCGCGTGGACCGTGCCCGCCAGCGAGTCCCCCGCGGTCATCTACCCGGTGGCCGTCTGCACCGGGACGAAGCAGGCGGACGAGGCGGGAAAATTTGCGGGCTTCCTGAAATCCGAAGAAGCGTCGAAGATCTTCGCGGCCCGCGGGTTCGGGCTGGCGGAGGACTAA
- a CDS encoding LysR family transcriptional regulator yields the protein MRELKSFVLLAEQLHFGRASRLLNLSQPALTKQIRRMEDELGAPLFERGRHGTMLSSLGKQFLKEARGVVSGFDRLLDGAHTSARGESGNLSLGFGFHTLELVPRVIVKLRETSPGIQITLRDMSTAEQTDALRKGELDLGFVRLPGADDFKLLPVIKDRLTLVSSAAYPLPANATLGSCRDLPFVSISEARSPGFFGHFLQLCGKHSFHPRVVQQVPEFTTALALVQAGLGVTVIPQSAGTSRFPGLRQHPLRDRDAAWTVAAAWRKGDSNPALAKFLAILKVEAKRG from the coding sequence ATGCGCGAGCTGAAATCCTTCGTCCTTCTGGCTGAACAACTTCACTTCGGAAGGGCCTCGCGGCTGCTCAACCTGAGCCAGCCCGCGCTCACGAAACAAATTCGTCGCATGGAGGACGAGCTGGGCGCGCCGCTCTTCGAGCGAGGCCGCCACGGCACCATGCTCAGCTCGCTGGGAAAGCAATTCCTGAAGGAAGCGCGCGGCGTGGTCTCCGGCTTCGACCGGCTGCTCGATGGCGCGCACACCTCGGCGCGCGGCGAGTCGGGGAATCTCTCTCTCGGCTTCGGCTTCCACACCCTGGAGCTGGTGCCGCGCGTCATCGTGAAGCTCCGCGAAACCTCACCCGGCATCCAGATCACGCTGCGCGACATGTCCACCGCCGAGCAGACCGACGCGCTGCGCAAGGGCGAGCTGGACCTTGGTTTCGTGAGACTTCCGGGCGCCGATGACTTCAAGCTGCTGCCCGTGATCAAGGACCGGCTGACGCTCGTGTCCTCCGCGGCCTACCCGCTGCCGGCGAATGCAACGCTCGGCAGTTGCCGTGATCTTCCTTTCGTCAGCATCTCGGAAGCGCGCTCGCCGGGCTTCTTCGGACACTTCCTGCAGCTCTGTGGAAAGCATTCCTTCCACCCGCGCGTGGTGCAGCAGGTGCCGGAATTCACCACCGCGCTCGCGCTCGTGCAGGCCGGACTCGGCGTCACCGTCATCCCGCAATCCGCCGGCACCAGCCGCTTCCCCGGACTGCGCCAGCACCCGCTGCGCGATCGCGATGCGGCATGGACCGTGGCCGCCGCTTGGAGGAAAGGGGACTCGAATCCCGCACTCGCGAAGTTCCTCGCGATCCTCAAGGTCGAGGCGAAGCGGGGATGA
- a CDS encoding GNAT family N-acetyltransferase — MNFRNVTTADLTDCARFFSDVFNAEPWNENWSVGSSHQRLSDCALTPNFLGMVGEDDTGIAALALGYWQRYQEEKHYYLLEFCVANERQGEGIGTLLMEALHARLQEEGVNRIYTLTARDTPAQDFYGKAGFYVSPKMILMARRY; from the coding sequence ATGAATTTCCGTAATGTCACCACCGCGGATCTGACCGACTGCGCCCGGTTCTTTTCCGACGTCTTCAATGCGGAACCTTGGAACGAGAACTGGAGCGTCGGGAGTTCGCACCAACGACTGTCCGACTGCGCCCTCACGCCGAACTTCCTCGGCATGGTGGGTGAAGACGACACTGGCATCGCCGCTCTCGCCCTCGGCTATTGGCAACGCTACCAGGAGGAGAAGCACTACTACCTGCTGGAATTCTGCGTCGCGAATGAACGGCAGGGCGAAGGCATCGGAACCCTGCTGATGGAGGCCCTTCACGCCCGCCTACAGGAAGAAGGCGTGAATCGCATCTACACGCTTACCGCTCGCGACACACCCGCGCAGGACTTCTATGGAAAGGCCGGCTTCTACGTCAGCCCGAAGATGATCCTGATGGCGCGGCGCTATTGA
- a CDS encoding ribonuclease III domain-containing protein, which yields MNKTEEIRIEREAAWIGDAVLALFARSWVLKERGTMDGEWFTRLTSNGFLSAFGAPTAVEAKIGKIYREQGLDAAFAWMDAEFIPVFRKQMAKR from the coding sequence ATGAACAAGACCGAGGAAATCCGGATCGAGCGCGAGGCCGCTTGGATCGGCGATGCCGTGCTGGCGCTCTTTGCCCGCTCGTGGGTGCTGAAGGAGCGCGGGACGATGGATGGCGAGTGGTTCACGCGCCTGACCTCGAATGGCTTCCTCAGCGCCTTTGGCGCGCCGACCGCCGTGGAGGCGAAGATCGGCAAGATCTACCGCGAGCAGGGCCTCGACGCCGCCTTCGCCTGGATGGATGCGGAATTCATCCCCGTCTTCCGCAAGCAGATGGCGAAGCGCTGA
- a CDS encoding RbsD/FucU family protein, whose protein sequence is MAGGCGMVPEQRGWRDELAMRTSQLGYRNWIVIAEASFPAHSRSGVRQITADAEIPEVVDEVLRTLERTEHVTPRIYVAREMRSVENDYAPGIEDFRKRLQPAMHAHETTELEQQSLMTLMEDSNKTFEVLVIRTPTALPYTSVFMELQPGYWNADSESALREKLERQRMEKLARPIP, encoded by the coding sequence ATGGCCGGAGGCTGTGGCATGGTGCCGGAGCAGCGGGGCTGGCGGGATGAGCTGGCCATGCGCACGTCGCAGCTCGGCTACCGGAACTGGATCGTGATCGCGGAGGCTTCCTTCCCCGCGCACAGCCGCTCCGGGGTCCGCCAGATCACGGCGGACGCGGAGATCCCGGAGGTGGTGGACGAGGTGTTGCGGACGCTGGAGCGCACCGAGCACGTCACGCCGCGCATCTACGTGGCCCGCGAGATGCGCTCGGTGGAGAATGACTACGCGCCGGGCATCGAGGACTTCCGCAAGCGCCTGCAGCCGGCGATGCACGCGCACGAGACCACGGAGTTGGAGCAGCAGTCGCTGATGACGCTCATGGAGGACTCGAACAAGACCTTCGAGGTGCTGGTGATCCGCACGCCGACCGCGCTGCCCTACACCAGCGTCTTCATGGAGCTGCAGCCGGGCTACTGGAATGCCGACTCCGAGTCCGCGCTGCGCGAAAAGCTGGAGCGCCAGCGGATGGAAAAGCTGGCCCGCCCGATTCCCTGA
- a CDS encoding winged helix-turn-helix domain-containing protein, giving the protein MPDDRPIRLLLSGELSFGPGKAELLEKIAAHGSLQAAAADMEMSYMKAWKMVKGLNERFREPLVTLQRGGKEQGGAALTTTGREVLALYQEAVAAAEKASRPVLGKMRRLLAPDETNSSQ; this is encoded by the coding sequence ATGCCCGATGACCGCCCGATCCGCCTGCTGCTTTCCGGCGAGCTTTCCTTCGGCCCGGGGAAGGCGGAGCTGCTGGAAAAGATCGCCGCACATGGCAGCCTGCAGGCCGCCGCGGCGGACATGGAGATGTCTTACATGAAGGCGTGGAAGATGGTGAAGGGCCTCAACGAGCGCTTCCGCGAACCGCTCGTCACCCTGCAGCGCGGGGGAAAGGAGCAGGGCGGCGCGGCGCTCACCACCACCGGCCGCGAGGTGCTCGCACTCTATCAGGAAGCCGTGGCGGCGGCGGAAAAGGCCAGCCGCCCGGTGCTGGGGAAGATGCGCAGGCTGCTCGCTCCCGATGAGACGAATTCATCGCAGTGA
- a CDS encoding PhoH family protein, with product MLHRAEDVQSRLIEIQPGGGVSRKSNGAGKQRSQPGDLGLKAPNQTSKSFVLDTNVLLHDPACLGRFTDNHICIPVDVLAELDRFKTEQSERGANARKVHRKLTEMFSCAKRVTEGVETDGGGSIRLVIYDPALCPKNSEMLQRFHRIFPDKERVDHRILACTLLLMAYNKAPVVLVTKDLNMQLKARAVGIDCQDYLNDKVDAREVSSYDVRRIEVEGMEMQRFASSGELEMDGDRIAELVLNQYVLLEAGERQTMPARMTTGGKLVRLQIPEALKIQDGTALKPMNLGQRCLIDALLNPDISMVTCYGQAGTGKTLVAVAAGLHEMFNRRYNGLTVSRPVVAMGEQLGFLPGTLDEKMRPWLQPIHDALDLLMRPATPLGPRRKQPKKEGGEGGGPVKKPWELLMEQGIIEVEALAYIRGRSIPNRFFVLDEAQQLTPQEAKTVVTRMSRGSKLVMLGDPAQIDNPYVDSRSNGLVYTRNRLKGLPFVAHVSLNRGERSELADAGAQLM from the coding sequence ATGCTCCATCGTGCCGAGGACGTCCAATCCCGCTTGATCGAAATCCAACCTGGAGGCGGTGTTTCCAGGAAATCCAACGGAGCGGGCAAGCAACGATCACAACCCGGTGACCTCGGACTGAAGGCACCGAACCAGACGTCGAAGAGCTTCGTGCTCGATACGAACGTGCTGCTGCACGACCCGGCGTGCCTGGGTCGCTTCACGGACAATCATATCTGTATCCCGGTGGACGTGCTCGCCGAGCTCGACCGCTTCAAGACCGAGCAGAGCGAGCGCGGTGCGAACGCGCGGAAGGTGCACCGCAAGCTCACGGAAATGTTCTCCTGTGCCAAGCGCGTCACCGAGGGCGTGGAGACGGATGGCGGCGGCTCGATCCGCCTGGTGATCTACGATCCCGCGCTGTGCCCGAAGAACTCGGAAATGTTGCAGCGCTTTCACCGCATCTTTCCGGACAAGGAGCGCGTGGACCACCGCATCCTCGCCTGCACGCTGCTGCTGATGGCCTACAACAAGGCGCCCGTGGTGCTCGTCACCAAGGACCTGAACATGCAGCTCAAGGCCCGCGCGGTGGGCATCGACTGCCAGGACTATCTCAATGACAAGGTGGATGCCCGCGAGGTCTCCAGCTACGATGTCCGTCGTATCGAGGTGGAGGGCATGGAGATGCAGCGCTTCGCCAGCTCCGGCGAGCTGGAGATGGATGGCGACCGCATCGCCGAGCTGGTGCTGAACCAGTATGTGCTGCTGGAAGCCGGGGAGCGCCAGACGATGCCCGCGCGCATGACCACCGGCGGCAAGCTGGTGCGCCTGCAGATCCCGGAGGCGCTGAAGATCCAGGACGGCACCGCCCTGAAGCCGATGAACCTCGGCCAGCGCTGCCTGATCGACGCGCTGCTGAATCCCGATATCTCGATGGTGACGTGCTACGGCCAGGCGGGCACCGGCAAGACGCTGGTGGCCGTGGCCGCGGGCCTGCACGAGATGTTCAACCGCCGCTACAATGGCCTCACCGTCAGCCGCCCGGTGGTGGCGATGGGCGAGCAGCTCGGCTTCCTGCCCGGCACGCTGGACGAGAAGATGCGGCCGTGGCTCCAGCCGATCCACGACGCGCTCGACCTGCTGATGCGCCCGGCGACGCCGCTGGGCCCGCGCCGCAAGCAGCCGAAGAAGGAGGGCGGCGAGGGCGGCGGCCCGGTGAAGAAGCCGTGGGAGCTGCTGATGGAGCAGGGGATCATCGAGGTGGAAGCCCTCGCCTACATCCGCGGGCGCTCGATTCCGAACCGCTTCTTCGTGCTGGATGAGGCGCAGCAGCTCACCCCGCAGGAGGCGAAGACGGTGGTGACGCGCATGTCACGCGGCTCGAAGCTGGTGATGCTCGGCGACCCGGCACAGATCGACAATCCCTACGTGGACAGCCGCAGCAACGGCCTCGTTTACACGCGGAACCGCCTGAAAGGCCTGCCATTCGTCGCCCACGTCTCGCTGAACCGGGGCGAGCGCTCCGAATTGGCCGATGCGGGGGCACAATTGATGTAA
- a CDS encoding TonB-dependent receptor plug domain-containing protein: MKALPLLCLAPMAASAVDTELGELVVESMKPDITHRLTAEEVQDFERRNLAEALDLLPGVSLTRMGARSESMVTVRGFDLRQVPLHIDGIPVYVPYDGYADLGRFAMPGAGEIEVAKGISPVLAGPNALGGLINVFTRRPTEKLEGEVHAGAFSGGGWQAGLSAGGREEKFYWQFDLSWQQRSGVPLSDDFVPRPTENGGRRNNSWSEDWHASGRIAWTPAVDDEYVLGFRSQRGEKGTPPYAGYDPTVAPRYWQWPYWDKDTIYVLTRTSLGTDTTLETKWHYDTFQNLLRSYDDATYSDQTRGYAFNSYYDDWIAGASATIENRSLKNVRLAAAIHYQRDHHEETEPGEPVFTFEDETASVGFEAEYDFGQGGSLTAGISHDWRRIREAVDTNTGLGLTGEKNSSWNPQLVYRQEFTDSLEGHVGFAQKSRFPTIKDRYSYRLGQAIPNPNLDPETVNHFDLGLGGTANEGRFQWEAGLFYSRIDDAIQRVDNVAFTPGGAGLFQLRNVGEVEHRGFEFAAASKFTDTMQAGFNYAWISAENRTNPAIRIINVPEHELLLFAKLDLHERFRLIPSFTWADSREVASTGKRVGTYASVDVKAEAKLPADVTLGFGVLNLLDRNQQLDDGFPEPGRTFFADVRYEF, from the coding sequence ATGAAAGCACTCCCCTTGCTGTGCCTCGCGCCGATGGCGGCGTCCGCGGTCGATACGGAACTCGGTGAACTCGTCGTGGAGTCGATGAAGCCGGACATCACCCACCGGCTCACCGCGGAGGAGGTGCAGGACTTCGAGCGGCGGAATCTGGCGGAGGCGCTGGACCTGCTGCCCGGCGTGAGCCTCACCCGCATGGGCGCGCGCTCGGAGAGCATGGTCACGGTGCGCGGCTTCGACCTGCGGCAGGTGCCGCTGCACATCGATGGCATCCCCGTTTACGTCCCCTATGACGGCTATGCGGACCTCGGCCGCTTCGCCATGCCGGGCGCTGGCGAGATCGAGGTGGCGAAGGGCATCAGCCCGGTGCTCGCGGGGCCGAATGCGCTGGGCGGCCTCATCAATGTCTTCACGCGCCGCCCGACGGAAAAGCTGGAGGGCGAGGTCCACGCCGGTGCCTTCTCCGGCGGCGGCTGGCAGGCGGGCCTGAGTGCCGGGGGACGCGAGGAAAAGTTCTACTGGCAATTCGACCTCTCGTGGCAGCAGCGCAGCGGCGTGCCGCTCTCGGATGACTTCGTCCCGCGCCCGACCGAGAACGGCGGCCGCAGGAACAACTCGTGGAGCGAGGACTGGCACGCCTCCGGCCGCATCGCCTGGACGCCCGCCGTGGATGATGAATACGTGCTCGGCTTCCGCAGCCAGCGCGGCGAGAAGGGCACGCCGCCCTACGCCGGCTACGATCCCACCGTGGCACCGCGCTACTGGCAGTGGCCGTATTGGGACAAGGACACCATCTACGTGCTCACTCGTACTTCGCTCGGCACGGACACCACGCTGGAGACGAAGTGGCACTACGATACCTTCCAGAACCTGCTGCGCTCCTACGACGACGCGACCTACTCGGACCAGACGCGCGGCTATGCCTTCAATTCCTACTACGACGACTGGATCGCCGGTGCCTCCGCGACGATCGAGAACCGCTCGCTGAAAAACGTCCGCCTCGCCGCGGCGATCCACTACCAGCGCGACCACCACGAGGAAACGGAGCCGGGCGAGCCGGTCTTCACCTTCGAGGATGAGACCGCATCGGTCGGCTTCGAGGCGGAGTACGACTTCGGCCAGGGCGGCTCGCTCACCGCGGGCATCAGCCACGACTGGCGCAGGATCCGCGAGGCAGTGGACACGAATACCGGCCTCGGCCTCACCGGCGAGAAGAACTCCTCGTGGAATCCACAGCTCGTCTATCGCCAGGAATTCACCGACTCCCTCGAGGGCCACGTCGGCTTCGCGCAGAAGAGCCGCTTCCCCACCATCAAGGACCGCTACTCCTACCGCCTCGGCCAGGCGATCCCGAATCCAAATCTCGATCCCGAGACGGTGAACCACTTCGACCTCGGGCTGGGCGGCACCGCGAATGAAGGTCGCTTCCAGTGGGAGGCCGGACTCTTCTACTCGCGCATCGACGATGCCATCCAGCGCGTGGACAATGTCGCCTTCACCCCGGGAGGTGCCGGGCTCTTCCAGCTCCGGAATGTCGGCGAGGTGGAGCACCGCGGCTTCGAATTCGCCGCCGCGTCGAAATTCACCGACACGATGCAGGCGGGCTTCAACTACGCGTGGATCTCCGCGGAGAACCGCACGAACCCCGCGATCCGCATCATCAATGTCCCCGAGCACGAGCTGCTGCTCTTCGCGAAGCTGGACCTGCACGAGCGCTTCCGCCTCATCCCGTCCTTCACCTGGGCGGACTCGCGCGAGGTCGCCAGCACCGGCAAGCGAGTGGGCACCTACGCATCCGTGGACGTGAAGGCGGAGGCAAAGCTCCCCGCCGACGTGACGCTCGGCTTCGGCGTGCTCAATCTGCTTGATCGCAACCAACAGCTCGACGACGGATTCCCCGAACCAGGCCGCACCTTCTTCGCCGATGTTCGCTATGAATTTTAA
- a CDS encoding MFS transporter yields the protein MNHGAACTGLADTPIDQPRARWAASVLFLVDGIGFGTWAAMIPSVKQKFVLNESGISIVLLAIVVGALFSMSLIGRALSRHGSRTMLTWMAPGYAVSLALLAVAPSFGWLLAAAAVFGAFKGSLDVSVNAQAITVENAGDKPIMATFQALWSIGGLVAALLVGLALKQGIAPMVITLAIAAALLVASFASSGALAGGDAAPVKAKKRGFSLPNGRIMRIGALAFLALFAEGVMMDWSAVYTRTVSGAEAWLAPLAYGMFSGSMAAGRLVGDRVTARFGGLTVLRVSGMLTFIGLLLIISVHQWPVTFLGLGFAGLGLANLVPVLFGAGGRAHEESVGQGVAAVSMIGYFGFLAGPPAIGGLSHWIGLPGAFGVVVVFALLLAVWGPGVLGKASVKSDA from the coding sequence ATGAATCACGGAGCGGCATGCACGGGTCTGGCGGATACGCCGATTGATCAACCACGCGCCCGCTGGGCGGCCTCGGTATTATTCCTCGTCGATGGCATCGGATTCGGCACATGGGCGGCGATGATCCCGTCGGTGAAGCAGAAGTTCGTGCTGAATGAATCCGGCATCAGCATCGTGCTCCTGGCGATCGTCGTCGGCGCGCTCTTCTCGATGTCGCTCATCGGCCGCGCGCTCTCCCGCCATGGCAGCCGCACGATGCTCACGTGGATGGCACCCGGCTACGCGGTGTCGCTCGCGCTGCTCGCGGTAGCGCCCAGCTTCGGCTGGCTGCTCGCGGCGGCGGCGGTCTTCGGAGCGTTCAAGGGCTCGCTCGATGTCTCGGTGAATGCGCAGGCGATCACGGTGGAGAATGCGGGCGACAAGCCGATCATGGCCACCTTCCAGGCGCTCTGGAGCATCGGCGGCCTGGTCGCGGCGCTGCTGGTAGGCCTCGCGCTGAAGCAGGGGATTGCCCCGATGGTGATCACGCTCGCGATCGCCGCGGCGCTGCTGGTCGCGTCTTTCGCGAGCTCCGGCGCGCTGGCCGGTGGCGATGCCGCGCCGGTGAAAGCGAAGAAGCGCGGCTTCTCCCTGCCGAATGGCCGCATCATGCGCATCGGTGCGCTGGCCTTCCTCGCGCTCTTCGCCGAGGGCGTGATGATGGACTGGAGTGCGGTCTATACCCGCACCGTCTCCGGCGCGGAGGCATGGCTGGCACCGCTGGCCTACGGGATGTTCTCCGGCTCCATGGCTGCGGGCCGTCTGGTGGGCGACCGCGTCACGGCCCGCTTCGGCGGTCTCACCGTGCTGCGCGTGAGCGGCATGCTCACCTTCATCGGCCTGCTGCTCATCATCTCGGTGCACCAGTGGCCCGTCACCTTCCTCGGCCTCGGCTTCGCCGGTCTCGGCCTCGCGAACCTGGTGCCCGTCCTCTTCGGGGCCGGTGGCCGCGCGCATGAGGAAAGCGTGGGCCAGGGCGTGGCTGCCGTTTCGATGATCGGCTACTTCGGCTTCCTCGCCGGACCTCCGGCGATCGGCGGACTCAGCCACTGGATCGGCCTGCCGGGTGCCTTCGGCGTGGTGGTCGTCTTCGCGCTGCTGCTCGCCGTGTGGGGTCCCGGCGTGCTGGGCAAGGCCTCGGTGAAGAGCGACGCATGA
- the modB gene encoding molybdate ABC transporter permease subunit, producing MTAEDTRLILFTLGVSAAAVVAALPLGLALGWCLARKQWPGKALVETLVMLPMVVPPVVTGLVLLKLFGKKGPFGGLLEQWGVEVIFTWKAVVLSLAIMAFPLLLRCIRTAFEEVPRHLEEAAATLGKTPWQVFTRVSIPLARRGIAAGIVLGFARALGEFGATMMVAGLIPGVTETIPLAIYRSFHAGDDERVWMLAGVSAAIAFIALWMAGRLTKGRSL from the coding sequence ATGACGGCGGAAGACACCAGGCTCATCCTTTTCACGCTCGGCGTCTCCGCGGCGGCGGTCGTCGCGGCACTGCCGCTCGGCCTCGCGCTCGGCTGGTGCCTCGCCCGCAAGCAGTGGCCGGGGAAGGCGCTGGTGGAGACGCTGGTGATGCTGCCGATGGTGGTGCCCCCGGTGGTGACCGGCCTGGTGCTGCTGAAGCTCTTCGGAAAGAAAGGTCCCTTCGGCGGCTTGCTCGAGCAATGGGGAGTGGAGGTCATCTTCACGTGGAAGGCCGTCGTGCTCTCGCTGGCCATCATGGCCTTCCCGCTGCTGCTGCGCTGCATCCGCACCGCCTTCGAGGAAGTGCCGCGCCACCTGGAAGAAGCCGCCGCCACGCTGGGCAAGACACCGTGGCAGGTCTTCACCCGCGTGAGCATCCCGCTCGCCCGCCGCGGCATCGCGGCCGGCATCGTGCTCGGCTTCGCCCGCGCGCTCGGGGAATTCGGCGCGACCATGATGGTCGCCGGCCTCATCCCCGGGGTCACGGAGACCATCCCGCTCGCGATCTACCGCAGCTTCCACGCGGGCGATGACGAGCGCGTCTGGATGCTCGCCGGAGTCTCCGCCGCCATCGCCTTCATCGCCCTGTGGATGGCAGGGAGACTGACGAAGGGACGGTCGCTATAG
- a CDS encoding thiamine pyrophosphate-dependent dehydrogenase E1 component subunit alpha, translated as MEYREHAVNRDWSAEGKIDLLRQMMRIRRFEQQAMKCYIFGEIGGWLPLDIGQESIAVSVRSLLGKDDHTVSGFRGLGHGLAAGIGMNGIMAELFGRSNGISKGKAGAVSCFAPDQNHWGAYALASAQTPLAAGFAFALKQRGIPGAAVCFLGDGAVNQGVYHESLNLAGLFGLPVVYIIENNGYAMSMSVPRSSRFKECLAKRAEGYDIEWDRFGDSDPYEIRARVSDALQRARVECRPTVLEIETYRYHGFHIADSRHKIYRSSEEIEEHKAKDPLGLWRRHLVEACLLNESEADEIDAQAKQEAIESVKFAKSGSPPTVEDIVRDVYWESDHGTEASRIGRHFFGE; from the coding sequence ATGGAATATCGCGAACATGCCGTCAACCGGGACTGGTCCGCGGAGGGGAAGATCGACCTGCTGCGGCAGATGATGCGCATCCGCCGCTTCGAGCAGCAGGCGATGAAATGCTACATCTTCGGAGAGATCGGCGGCTGGCTTCCGCTCGATATCGGCCAGGAATCGATCGCCGTGTCCGTGCGGTCGCTGTTGGGAAAGGATGACCATACGGTCAGCGGCTTCCGGGGATTGGGGCATGGCTTGGCGGCAGGCATCGGCATGAATGGAATCATGGCCGAGCTGTTCGGGAGATCGAACGGCATCTCGAAGGGCAAGGCCGGGGCCGTATCCTGCTTCGCGCCGGATCAGAATCACTGGGGAGCGTATGCTCTGGCCTCCGCGCAAACTCCTCTCGCGGCTGGCTTCGCATTCGCGCTGAAGCAACGCGGGATACCGGGGGCGGCTGTTTGCTTTCTGGGAGATGGCGCTGTCAATCAGGGCGTGTATCACGAGTCGCTGAATCTCGCCGGGCTCTTCGGCCTGCCGGTGGTGTACATCATCGAGAACAATGGCTATGCGATGTCAATGTCGGTGCCGCGCTCGTCCCGCTTCAAGGAGTGTCTCGCCAAGCGTGCCGAGGGATACGATATCGAGTGGGATCGTTTCGGGGACAGCGACCCTTATGAGATCCGGGCCCGTGTGTCGGATGCGCTCCAGCGTGCGCGGGTCGAATGCCGGCCGACCGTGCTCGAGATCGAGACTTACCGGTACCACGGATTCCACATCGCGGACTCGAGGCATAAGATATACCGCAGCAGCGAGGAAATCGAGGAGCACAAGGCCAAGGACCCGCTCGGTCTATGGAGACGGCATCTGGTGGAGGCGTGCCTTCTCAATGAATCCGAGGCGGACGAGATCGATGCGCAGGCGAAGCAGGAAGCGATCGAGTCCGTGAAATTCGCGAAGTCGGGAAGTCCGCCAACGGTGGAGGACATCGTGCGCGACGTGTATTGGGAGAGCGATCACGGGACGGAAGCATCGCGCATCGGGCGGCACTTCTTCGGCGAGTGA